The proteins below come from a single Mustela erminea isolate mMusErm1 chromosome 14, mMusErm1.Pri, whole genome shotgun sequence genomic window:
- the LRRTM3 gene encoding leucine-rich repeat transmembrane neuronal protein 3 isoform X2, translating to MGFNVIRLLSGSAVALVIAPTVLLTMLSSAERGCPKGCRCEGKMVYCESQKLQEIPSSISAGCLGLSLRYNSLQKLKYNQFKGLNQLTWLYLDHNHISNIDENAFNGIRRLKELILSSNRISYFLNNTFRPVTNLRNLDLSYNQLHSLGSEQFRGLRKLLSLHLRSNSLRTIPVRIFQDCRNLELLDLGYNRIRSLARNVFAGMIRLKELHLEHNQFSKLNLALFPRLVSLQNLYLQWNKISVIGQTMSWTWSSLQRLDLSGNEIEAFSGPSVFQCVPNLQRLNLDSNKLTFIGQEILDSWISLNDISLAGNIWECSRNICSLVNWLKSFKGLRENTIICASPKELQGVNVIDAVKNYSICGKSTTERFDLARALPKPTFKPKLPRPKHESKPPLPPTVGATEPGPETDADTEHISFHKIIAGSVALFLSVLVILLVIYVSWKRYPASMKQLQQRSLMRRHRKKKRQSLKQMTPSTQEFYVDYKPTNTETSEMLLNGTGPCTYNKSGSRECEV from the exons ATGG gtTTCAATGTAATTAGGCTACTGAGCGGATCAGCTGTAGCACTGGTTATAGCCCCCACTGTCTTACTGACAATGCTTTCTTCTGCCGAACGAGGATGCCCTAAGGGCTGTAGGTGTGAAGGCAAAATGGTATATTGTGAATCTCAGAAATTACAGGAGATACCCTCAAGTATATCTGCTGGTTGCTTAGGTTTGTCCCTTCGCTATAACAGCCTACAAAAACTTAAGTATAATCAATTTAAAGGGCTCAACCAGCTCACCTGGCTGTACCTTGACCATAATCATATCAGCAATATTGATGAGAATGCTTTTAATGGAATACGCAGACTCAAAGAGTTGATTCTGAGTTCCAACAGAATCTCCTATTTTCTCAACAATACCTTCAGACCTGTGACAAATTTACGGAACTTGGATCTGTCCTATAATCAGCTGCATTCTCTGGGATCTGAACAGTTTCGGGGCTTGCGGAAGCTGCTGAGTTTACATCTACGGTCTAACTCCCTGAGAACCATCCCCGTGCGAATATTCCAAGACTGCCGCAATCTGGAACTTTTGGACCTGGGATATAACCGGATCCGAAGTTTAGCCAGGAATGTCTTTGCTGGCATGATCAGACTCAAAGAACTTCACCTGGAGCACAATCAATTTTCTAAGCTCAACCTGGCCCTTTTTCCAAGGTTGGTGAGCCTTCAGAACCTTTACTTGCAGTGGAATAAAATCAGTGTCATAGGACAGACCATGTCCTGGACCTGGAGCTCATTACAAAGGCTTGATTTATCAGGCAATGAGATTGAAGCTTTTAGTGGACCTAGTGTTTTCCAGTGTGTCCCAAATCTGCAGCGCCTCAACCTGGATTCCAATAAGCTTACATTTATTGGTCAAGAGATTTTGGATTCTTGGATATCTCTCAATGACATCAGTCTTGCCGGGAATATATGGGAATGCAGCAGAAATATCTGTTCCCTGGTAAACTGGCTGAAAAGTTTTAAAGGTCTGAGGGAGAATACAATTATCTGTGCCAGTCCCAAAGAGCTGCAAGGAGTAAACGTGATCGATGCCGTGAAGAACTACAGCATCTGTGGCAAAAGTACCACGGAGAGGTTTGATCTGGCCAGGGCTCTCCCCAAGCCGACATTTAAGCCTAAGCTTCCCCGGCCGAAGCATGAGAGCaagccccctctgccccccacggTGGGAGCCACGGAGCCCGGCCCCGAGACCGATGCTGACACCGAGCACATCTCTTTCCATAAAATCATCGCAGGGAGCGTGGCCCTTTTCCTGTCCGTGCTCGTCATCCTGCTCGTTATCTACGTGTCATGGAAGCGGTACCCTGCGAGCATGAAGCAGCTACAGCAGCGCTCCCTCATGCGAAggcacaggaaaaagaaaagacagtccCTAAAGCAAATGACTCCCAGCACCCAGGAATTTTATGTAGATTATAAACCCACCAACACGGAGACCAGCGAGATGCTGCTGAATGGGACGGGACCCTGCACCTATAACAAATCAGGCTCCAGGGAGTGTGAGGTATGA